The following proteins are encoded in a genomic region of Palaemon carinicauda isolate YSFRI2023 chromosome 19, ASM3689809v2, whole genome shotgun sequence:
- the LOC137658451 gene encoding uncharacterized protein isoform X1, translated as MNTMACGGDMDIMELFLQYLEGNMVGTLGPDMLLGQECFIGPEVGEGKPADHALIYRGGTVTVIEADANALATRGLSLYPHVNLTTEHALTITRALATLHANTLTVQNSSKDEMEPQNQKDQVIDSDTTTDTSSNYSEEKTSTEGDTNSSNRIPVVEPGCVKDPWTAQITRLHVVESNLSVLVDALQCSGSNQRTVRRLEALSSDLPTLTQFLQFASAMQTQRIPSVGPICMKDVWIASDDEEEEVLAVRFKGGKDLQGPPLRDAAWVWLTLLGGEMLRERYMELCDEYCNAFNKVLLRQEAPSNIEEMSYFDVMRDLGENFLHAFLTILHKFVVSGTWFFDRQLHTDDGLQALVDVISFLIDNGIVGSIFVI; from the exons ATGAACACCATGGCTTGCGGGGGGGACATGGATATCATGGAGCTCTTTCTCCAGTACCTGGAAG GCAACATGGTTGGAACACTTGGGCCAGATATGTTGTTGGGACAGGAATGTTTCATTGGTCCAGAAGTTGGGGAAGGAAAGCCTGCAGATCATGCCCTTATATACAGAGGTGGTACAGTAACTGTTATTGAAGCTGATGCTAATGCTCTGGCAACTCGTGGTTTATCCCTCTACCCACATGTCAACCTCACCACGGAACATGCATTAACAATCACCAGGGCTTTAGCTACCCTTCATGCAAACACACTCACAGTGCAAAACTCCTCTAAAGACGAAATGGAACCTCAAAATCAAAAAGATCAAGTTATAGACTCTGACACAACTACTGATACATCCAGTAACTACAGTGAAGAGAAAACATCTACAGAGGGAGACACAAACTCGAGCAACAGAATACCAGTAGTTGAACCTGGATGTGTCAAAGATCCATGGACAGCGCAAATAACTCGTCTACATGTGGTTGAATCTAACCTATCCGTCCTGGTAGATGCTTTACAATGCTCTGGTAGCAATCAAAGAACTGTGAGAAGACTTGAAGCCTTAAGTTCTGATCTTCCAACATTAACTCAGTTCCTTCAGTTTGCCTCTGCTATGCAAACACAAAGGATACCGAGTGTTGGTCCCATATGTATGAAAGATGTATGGATTGCTagtgatgatgaagaagaggaagtaCTAGCAGTGCGATTCAAAGGTGGTAAAGACCTACAGGGACCTCCATTACGTGATGCTGCTTGGGTATGGCTTACTCTCCTTGGTGGGGAAATGCTCCGGGAACGTTATATGGAGCTCTGTGATGAGTACTGCAATGCTTTCAACAAAGTTCTCCTTCGTCAAGAGGCACCAAGTAATATTGAAGAAATGTCATACTTTGATGTAATGAGAGATCTGGGCGAAAATTTCTTACATGCATTCTTAACCATTCTTCACAAGTTTGTAGTATCTGGGACCTGGTTCTTTGACCGCCAACTACACACAGATGATGGCCTTCAAGCTTTAGTAGATGTCATAAGTTTCTTGATTGATAATGGTATTGTTGGTTCTATATTTGTTATCTGA
- the LOC137658451 gene encoding uncharacterized protein isoform X2: protein MVGTLGPDMLLGQECFIGPEVGEGKPADHALIYRGGTVTVIEADANALATRGLSLYPHVNLTTEHALTITRALATLHANTLTVQNSSKDEMEPQNQKDQVIDSDTTTDTSSNYSEEKTSTEGDTNSSNRIPVVEPGCVKDPWTAQITRLHVVESNLSVLVDALQCSGSNQRTVRRLEALSSDLPTLTQFLQFASAMQTQRIPSVGPICMKDVWIASDDEEEEVLAVRFKGGKDLQGPPLRDAAWVWLTLLGGEMLRERYMELCDEYCNAFNKVLLRQEAPSNIEEMSYFDVMRDLGENFLHAFLTILHKFVVSGTWFFDRQLHTDDGLQALVDVISFLIDNGIVGSIFVI, encoded by the coding sequence ATGGTTGGAACACTTGGGCCAGATATGTTGTTGGGACAGGAATGTTTCATTGGTCCAGAAGTTGGGGAAGGAAAGCCTGCAGATCATGCCCTTATATACAGAGGTGGTACAGTAACTGTTATTGAAGCTGATGCTAATGCTCTGGCAACTCGTGGTTTATCCCTCTACCCACATGTCAACCTCACCACGGAACATGCATTAACAATCACCAGGGCTTTAGCTACCCTTCATGCAAACACACTCACAGTGCAAAACTCCTCTAAAGACGAAATGGAACCTCAAAATCAAAAAGATCAAGTTATAGACTCTGACACAACTACTGATACATCCAGTAACTACAGTGAAGAGAAAACATCTACAGAGGGAGACACAAACTCGAGCAACAGAATACCAGTAGTTGAACCTGGATGTGTCAAAGATCCATGGACAGCGCAAATAACTCGTCTACATGTGGTTGAATCTAACCTATCCGTCCTGGTAGATGCTTTACAATGCTCTGGTAGCAATCAAAGAACTGTGAGAAGACTTGAAGCCTTAAGTTCTGATCTTCCAACATTAACTCAGTTCCTTCAGTTTGCCTCTGCTATGCAAACACAAAGGATACCGAGTGTTGGTCCCATATGTATGAAAGATGTATGGATTGCTagtgatgatgaagaagaggaagtaCTAGCAGTGCGATTCAAAGGTGGTAAAGACCTACAGGGACCTCCATTACGTGATGCTGCTTGGGTATGGCTTACTCTCCTTGGTGGGGAAATGCTCCGGGAACGTTATATGGAGCTCTGTGATGAGTACTGCAATGCTTTCAACAAAGTTCTCCTTCGTCAAGAGGCACCAAGTAATATTGAAGAAATGTCATACTTTGATGTAATGAGAGATCTGGGCGAAAATTTCTTACATGCATTCTTAACCATTCTTCACAAGTTTGTAGTATCTGGGACCTGGTTCTTTGACCGCCAACTACACACAGATGATGGCCTTCAAGCTTTAGTAGATGTCATAAGTTTCTTGATTGATAATGGTATTGTTGGTTCTATATTTGTTATCTGA